The genomic window AATCTGACCTCCTCCCTCACCGTAACCTCCGTCGATTTCGATCAAGCTGTTCGGGTTCGTAATCCACCTCCTTAGATAACTTTTTCGCGTACCGTGACTGAGCAAAGTTCTTATCGTTGGGACTCTTTCGCGGAAATGGCGACATCAATGCCTGTGACGATCCACAAAACCGCTGAGGTCTCCACTCAGGCCGAGATAGGAGATGACACGTCGATCTGGAATGAGGTCCAAGTGCGGGAGGGCGCGAGGATCGGGAAGAACTGCAGGATAGGGAAGTGCGCCTACATCGGAAAGGACGTGGTTCTCGGCGACGGCTGCAAGATACAGAACAGGGCGACCCTCTATGAGGGTGTGACCTTGGGCGACTACGTCTTCGTGGGTCCGCATGTGACGTTCACGAACGACCTCTACCCCCGCGCTTCGGCGGATGATTTCGAGTTGGTCCCCACGCTGGTGGAGGACCACGCCTCCATCGGTGCTGGCTCGGTTGTGCTCTGCGGAATAACGATTGGAAGATACGCCATGATCGGTGCGGGGAGCGTGGTCACGAAGAGCGTCCCGCAACATGCCTTGGTCAAGGGGAATCCCGCGGAGGTCGTGGGACGCGTCTGCGAGTGCGGACACAAGCTTGGGGAGGACAACACGTGCAGCACATGCGGGAAGAGAATCGACCTGGAGGTGTGAAGTCCTGATTCCGATAGCGCGTCCCTTTCTCTCGGACGAGGAGATCGAGGCGGTCACCGAGGTTCTGAGATCTGGAATCCTTGCCAGAGGTCCGAGAGTCAAGGAGTTCGAGGAACGATTCGCCGAGTGCATCGGACGAAAGCACGCGATAGCGACATCCTCCGGAACGTCTGCACTCCACATATCAAACCTGCTCATGGGGATATCGGAGAACTCTGAGGTGATAATCCCCCCGCTCACGTTCTTCGCAACGGCCTCAACCGTCCTGTTCTGCGGCGGGCGCCCCGTCTTCGCGGACATCGACCCAGAGACGTACACTCTCGACCCAAGGTCCGCTAAGAGGAGGGTCACGAGTAGGACCAGGGCCATACTGCCTGTCGACCTATACGGACAGACTGCTGATTACGACGCGATCCAAAGAATCGCGGATGAGAATGATCTCAAGATAGTCGAGGACGCCTGCCAGGCTCACGGCGCGGAGTTCAACGGAAAGATGGCGGGAAGCTTCGGGGACATATCCTCCTTCAGCTTCTATGCGACGAAGAACATAACGACGGGCGAGGGCGGAATCGTTCTCACGGACGACGACCAGATTGCCGAGAGGGCGAGGCTGCTCAGGGAGCATGGTGAGGAAACGCACTACAACCACGTCCTGCTGGGCTACAATTACCGAATGATGGAGATCTCGGCGGCCATCGGAATCGTTCAACTTCGAAAGATGGACGAGATAGTCAGAAGGCGTCAGGAGAACGCGAGGATGCTTACCGAGGAGCTCGAGAACGTCAAGGGATTGGAAACCCCGATAACAGGGAAGGGCAGGGTCCATTCCTTCCACCAGTACATTATCCGCGTCAACAAGAAATCGCCCGTGTCCAGGGAGAAACTGATGGAGCATCTCCAGAAGAAGGGAGTCGGTTCTCGGCCAAGCTATCCGATCCCCCTTTACGAGCAACCTGTCCTGAAGAGCCTGAGGATAGCGGGCCAATGCCCAGAGGCCGAGAGGTTGCTGCCACAGCTGCTCGAGTTGCCCGTGCATCCCCACGTCAGGGCAGAGGACATCCAACTAATCGGGAAATCTGTCAGGGAATGCCTCAGGCCGTGAGACCCAAGCAAATGCTTTATCTAATGCCGTTCCTTGAGCGGTATCATGCTCAGAGTGGGAGTCATCGGTGTGGGCTCAATGGGACAGAACCACGCCAGGGTATTCTCGGAGATTGCCGACCTCGTAGGGGTCGTTGACAAGGACCGCGAGACCCGTAGGATCGCCGCCGAGAGGTTCAACACGGAATCATTCGAGAACTACGAGGACCTGCTGAAGAAGGGAGTTGACGCCGTGTCCATCGCCACACCAACGGCCCTCCACTATCAGGTCTCCAAGGATGCGATGGAGGCGGGAGTTCATGTTCTTGTCGAGAAGCCGATGTGCTCGACCATCGAGGAAGCGGGGAAGCTCGTGGAACTGGCCGAGTCGACTGGACTCACCCTCGCCGTCGGCCACATAGAGAGGCACAACCCCGTGGTCGACTTCGCGAAGAAGGGCATCAGGGACGGAAGGTACGGCGATGTGATCACAATATCCGCGCGCCGCGTGAGCAGCCTTCCCACGAGGATCCGTGATGTCGGAGTCATACTCGATCTGGGAATCCACGACATAGACGTGATGAGATACCTGCTCGGAAGCGAGGTCGCGAGCGTCTTCGCCAGCGGTGGAAGGATAAAACACGAGAGCTTCGAGGACCATGCGAACATCATGCTCTCCTTCGAGAACGGCACGAGCGGCCTAGTGGAAGTGAACTGGCTAACGCCCATGAAGGTGAGGAGGCTCTCTCTTACTGGCCTGAAGAACTTCGTGGAAATCGACTACATAACGCAGTCCATCTGGATCTCCTCCTCAAGCCTTGGAAGGCTGGACTCGTTCAATCTGTACCGCATCCCGCTGGAGTTCGACACGAGGAAGATAACGCTGGAAATGCGCGAACCGCTGAAGAACGAGCTCACGGACTTCATGGATGCGATCGAGAAGAAACGGGATCCGCTTATCAGCGGCAGAGATGGGCTAGGGACTCTGAAAGCTGTCATGGCGGCAATCGAGTCGCAGAAGTCCGGAAAGAGGATAGACCTCTGACTACTTGCCTATGGCCTTGTAGATCATTCCAATGGCCTGGAGTTGCGACGTGTGGAAGATGTTGCGGCCGTCAACGACGATTCTTCCTTTCATCTTCGATTTCAGCTCGTCGGGCGTAAGGTTTCGATACGCCTCGTGCCTCGTCACGAAGACTACGGCGTCCGCGTCGCGAAGGGCTTCATCCAGGTCCCTCGTCAGTTCGATCCCCTCGAAGCTGTCGACATAGGGATCGTGGATTGTCACCCTCGCCCCGCTTTCCTTCAGCTTCTCTATCACGGGAAGAGCCGGCGTGTTTCTGGCATCGTCCGAATCCTCGATGAAAGCGAAACCCATGACGGAGACATGCGAGCCTTGAAGATCCTGCCCGGACTCGCGAAAGGCCTCCTTGGTGAGGTCGAACAGATGGTGCGGCATCATATCGTTGATATCCCTGGCAATAGAGATGATGCTTCCCTCGGGGTCCATCCCCGCCCCGTACAGCAGAAGCCATGAATCCTTCGGTAGGCAGTGCCCGCCTACACCTGACCCAGGCTCGTGCATATGCCTGTTGGGTGATGTGTTGACCAACTCCTGCGTCTCGAAAACGCTAATCCCAAGATCCTCGCAGATGAGCGCGAGCTCGTTCGCGAACGCTATCTCGACATCTCGGTAGGCGTTCTCGGTCGTCTTGACGACTTCGGCGGTCAGGGCATCCGTGACAAAGAGCTTGCCCTCAGAAATGTGTGCATAGAGGTCTCTTGCCTTTTCAGCGCTCTCGGGGTTGATTCCTCCGACGATTCTGTTGCATTTTACCAGGTTGTGTATCAGCTTACCGACCTTGAGCCTCTCTGGACAGTGGGCGAGGCAAAAATCCTCGCCGGCCTTGAGGCCAGATTTCTCCTCCAGGATTGTCTTGACGACCTTTGACGTCGTCCCAGGAGCTATCGTGGATTCCACGGAGACGAGCGTTCCCTTGGAGAGGTTCTCACCGATGCTGGACAGCGCAGATTTCAGTGCCTTGAACCCGGGTATCTTGGTCCTCTCGTCTATCGGGGTGTCGACCGAGACAAGGATGGCGTCGGCTTCCTGGCACTTTGAGAAGTCATTGGTGGCCCTGAAGCCGTGGTTGTTGTGCGCCTCTTCGAATAGCTCTTTCAAACCGGGCTCCTTCCCGACTATGGGGCAGATGCCGTCATTGATCATCTTGATTTTCGCCTCGTTTATGTCAATCCCGACGACATCGAAGCCCTTCTTGGAGAACGTGCAGGCAACGGGGATGCCCACGTAGCCCAGTCCAACGACGGCAATCTTGGTCATGATGTCTCGTCAGAAGATTGAGCCCAGATATAAAGGTTTACGACCGTTCATCTGGACGCCACGTTGTCCAGCATTCTGGACCTTATGACCTTATATCCCTCTATGATGAATATAACGCTACTGCTGACGAGCAATATCATAACCCATTCCAGGATCCCGAGCGAGGCGGTATCGAAGACGGAATGCAGCGGAGGTAGGTACACGACGATGAGTTGCAGGATCGCAGAGACAAGCACGGCGAGGACCAGTTTGGGGTTCGACAGAAAGCTCCTCAGACTCAGGGGCTGTCTGGGTGACCTCACCGAGAACACAAAGAAGAGCTGAAACATCACCAGCGTCGTGAAGGCGACCGTCCTGGCCTCCCTCACTTCATGACCCAGATACGTGTAAAGCTGGAAAATCCCAAGCGTCCCGACAAGCATGATGACCCCCACCGAGATTATCATGAAGAGCATCTCACGGTTGATCGGGCTCTCCTTTGGATCCCTCGGCTTTCTCTCCATAATGTCCTCTGGGATTGGGTCAACTCCCAACGCGAGGGCGGGCAGGCCATCCGTAACGAGGTTTATCCACAGTATCTGGATGGGAATGAGGAACGGAAGTAGTTCGGGTTCTGCGAATAGCAGAGTCGCCATGAACATCACAAGGACTTCGCCGACATTAGCGGACAGAAGATAGGCGACGAACTTCCTTATGTTGTCGTATATCCCTCTTCCTTCCTCAGTTGCCTTCACTATGGACGCGAAGTTGTCATCGGTCAGGACCATGTCAGCTGATTCCTTGGCCACGTCCGTCCCACTTATTCCCATGGCGATTCCGATGTCCGCCCTTTTCAAGGCAGGCGCGTCGTTCACGCCATCCCCTGTCATCGCAACGACGTGTCCTCTCTCCTGGAGAGCGGAGACTATCCTGATCTTGTGCTCAGGAGAGACCCTGGCATAGACCGCTATCGACTCGACTTGATTCTCGAGTTCCTCATCGGACATCTTCTCAAGTTCGATTCCCGTGACAACTGAATAGTCGTCCTCTGCGATTTTCATCTGCTTCGCAACCGCCTCAGCAGTGAGCTTGTGGTCTCCGGTGATCATCACGACTCTGATCCCGGCCTTCTTGCTCTTGGCTATGGCTTCTATCGCATCCTTCCTTGGCAGGTCCATCATCGCGACCATGCCCAAGAATATGAAATCGGTTTCCACAGTATTCTCGTTAATCTCCTTGAGGTCTGAAGGGAGCGGTCTGTAGGCGAGGGCCAAGACTCTGAACGCTTCTGAGGCCCATTGCTCATTGAGCTCAAGAATCTCGCCTCTCATCTCATCCGTCATCTGGACGATTTCCCCGCGAACGAGAGCTCTCGAGGACTTCTCGAGGATCCTCTCAGGAGCTCCTTTCGCATGTGCGGTACTCTCTCGGTCCACTGTATGAACAGTCGTCATGAGTTTTCTTTCCGAGGTGAAGGGTATGTCCTTCCTTCTCGGATTCGCCTCCTGCACCTTCCTCACATCGAGGTCGGCCCTCATGCCAAGGACAATGAGAGTCCCTTCTGTAGTGTCCCCGAAAACCTTGTAGTGACCCTCTTCTTCCTTCAAAGAAGAATCGTTGCACAGGATTCCAGTGACTATCAGTTCCCTTAACCCTGGAATCCGTCTCGGGTCAATCTCCTCGCCGTCCCTGTGGAACTTACCAGCAGGTTCGAACCCTTCACCGGAGATTGTATACGTTGTCCCGTCCGCATAGACGCGTCTAATGTTCATCTCGCCTTTCGTCAGGGTTCCCGTCTTGTCTGAACAGATGACTGTGGCACTCCCGAGGGCCTCGACCGCTGGCAGATTCCTGATGAGTGCGTTGCGCTTCGCCATCCTCTGAAGTCCCAGCGCAAGACTAATCGTTACCACGGCCGGTAGACCCTCCGGGATGGCCGCGACTGCGAGGCTGACGGCCACGAGCAACATCAGCACATAATCAGCACTCCTGATCGAGCCCACCAAGAAGACCGCGATGCATGCAAACAGAACGCCAAAGGCAATCTGCTTCCCCAGCCTGTCGAGTTTTTCCTGGAGCGGGACCCTCTTCTCGGGCTCGGTCTGGACCATTCCCGCAATGGCGCCGAGCTCTGTCTGCATCCCAGTGGCAACAGCGATGGCAATCGCCCTTCCGCTCTCCACGATGGTCCCAGTGTGCACCATGTTCTTCCTGTCACCGATAATGACATCCCCTGGAATGGGTGCCGAGTCCTTGGAGATTGGAACAGACTCGCCTGTCAGAGAAGCCTCATTCACTCTGAGATTCGATTCCTCCTTGATCCGACAATCGGCCGGGATTACGTCCCCCATCTTGAGGGATACTAAGTCACCAGGAACGAGTTCGCGGGCCGGGATGAGGGTTAATTCACCGCCGCGCAGAACCGTAGCTCGCGGAGCCGCCATTGCCTTGAGCGCGAGAATTGCCTTCTCGGCCTTGTACTCCTGAACGAATCCGAAGACAGCGTTCAGGATGACGATAATCGTTATGACGATGGCGTCATATATCTCCTCCATCCCTTCCTCTTTCATTATTCCGATGACGGCTGAAATGATTGCGGCGATTATGAGAATGATGACCATGAGGCTCAGGAATTGCCTCAGGAATATCTTGAGTGGTGATGTCCGTGCGGTCTCGACCAGCTCGTTGGGTCCATATTGCTCGAGTCGCTGCGCCGATTCCTCGTTCGAAAGCCCCTCGGGACCAGTCTCAAGCTTCTTGGCAGTCTCAGAATGCGACAGGTTCCACCATGGCTCAGGCATTTGCATTCAAAATGCAATTGCCATATATAAACGGCACAGAATCAGTTGGTGCGGCTGCCGGGATTTGAACCCGGGCAATGAGGTTGGGAACCTCAGATCCTAACCAGGCTAGATCACAACCGCTCATGGAAAACGGGAGAGTCCCACACGCCTACTTGACCGTCTCCAGCTGGCTCATGATGTTCCATATGAGCGTCCTGCCGTGCAGAGGTATGTTCGGATCGTTCGCAAGCTCGTCGAGTATGAAGTTGGCTCCCGCGACTCTCACGTCCAGTGCCTCATCCCTACGAAGAAGTCTATCCTTGGCTTCAGTTGCCCCTCTTCTTATGTTCCGGGGAACGGAAGTGTCCTCTGCGAGTTGGTCGAGAGCGCCCATAATCTGCCTCAATCTCCCTTCCGCATCCACGGGACCACCTCACCATAGGTGATAGCCTTCTGCGTTTAAAAGCTTTCAATCGGGGGCGGGTTTTGCCTGGC from Candidatus Thermoplasmatota archaeon includes these protein-coding regions:
- a CDS encoding N-acetyltransferase is translated as MPVTIHKTAEVSTQAEIGDDTSIWNEVQVREGARIGKNCRIGKCAYIGKDVVLGDGCKIQNRATLYEGVTLGDYVFVGPHVTFTNDLYPRASADDFELVPTLVEDHASIGAGSVVLCGITIGRYAMIGAGSVVTKSVPQHALVKGNPAEVVGRVCECGHKLGEDNTCSTCGKRIDLEV
- a CDS encoding HAD-IC family P-type ATPase, whose amino-acid sequence is MPEPWWNLSHSETAKKLETGPEGLSNEESAQRLEQYGPNELVETARTSPLKIFLRQFLSLMVIILIIAAIISAVIGIMKEEGMEEIYDAIVITIIVILNAVFGFVQEYKAEKAILALKAMAAPRATVLRGGELTLIPARELVPGDLVSLKMGDVIPADCRIKEESNLRVNEASLTGESVPISKDSAPIPGDVIIGDRKNMVHTGTIVESGRAIAIAVATGMQTELGAIAGMVQTEPEKRVPLQEKLDRLGKQIAFGVLFACIAVFLVGSIRSADYVLMLLVAVSLAVAAIPEGLPAVVTISLALGLQRMAKRNALIRNLPAVEALGSATVICSDKTGTLTKGEMNIRRVYADGTTYTISGEGFEPAGKFHRDGEEIDPRRIPGLRELIVTGILCNDSSLKEEEGHYKVFGDTTEGTLIVLGMRADLDVRKVQEANPRRKDIPFTSERKLMTTVHTVDRESTAHAKGAPERILEKSSRALVRGEIVQMTDEMRGEILELNEQWASEAFRVLALAYRPLPSDLKEINENTVETDFIFLGMVAMMDLPRKDAIEAIAKSKKAGIRVVMITGDHKLTAEAVAKQMKIAEDDYSVVTGIELEKMSDEELENQVESIAVYARVSPEHKIRIVSALQERGHVVAMTGDGVNDAPALKRADIGIAMGISGTDVAKESADMVLTDDNFASIVKATEEGRGIYDNIRKFVAYLLSANVGEVLVMFMATLLFAEPELLPFLIPIQILWINLVTDGLPALALGVDPIPEDIMERKPRDPKESPINREMLFMIISVGVIMLVGTLGIFQLYTYLGHEVREARTVAFTTLVMFQLFFVFSVRSPRQPLSLRSFLSNPKLVLAVLVSAILQLIVVYLPPLHSVFDTASLGILEWVMILLVSSSVIFIIEGYKVIRSRMLDNVASR
- a CDS encoding UPF0147 family protein encodes the protein MDAEGRLRQIMGALDQLAEDTSVPRNIRRGATEAKDRLLRRDEALDVRVAGANFILDELANDPNIPLHGRTLIWNIMSQLETVK
- a CDS encoding DegT/DnrJ/EryC1/StrS family aminotransferase; this encodes MGRTTRAAHAGRESTWRCEVLIPIARPFLSDEEIEAVTEVLRSGILARGPRVKEFEERFAECIGRKHAIATSSGTSALHISNLLMGISENSEVIIPPLTFFATASTVLFCGGRPVFADIDPETYTLDPRSAKRRVTSRTRAILPVDLYGQTADYDAIQRIADENDLKIVEDACQAHGAEFNGKMAGSFGDISSFSFYATKNITTGEGGIVLTDDDQIAERARLLREHGEETHYNHVLLGYNYRMMEISAAIGIVQLRKMDEIVRRRQENARMLTEELENVKGLETPITGKGRVHSFHQYIIRVNKKSPVSREKLMEHLQKKGVGSRPSYPIPLYEQPVLKSLRIAGQCPEAERLLPQLLELPVHPHVRAEDIQLIGKSVRECLRP
- a CDS encoding nucleotide sugar dehydrogenase — translated: MTKIAVVGLGYVGIPVACTFSKKGFDVVGIDINEAKIKMINDGICPIVGKEPGLKELFEEAHNNHGFRATNDFSKCQEADAILVSVDTPIDERTKIPGFKALKSALSSIGENLSKGTLVSVESTIAPGTTSKVVKTILEEKSGLKAGEDFCLAHCPERLKVGKLIHNLVKCNRIVGGINPESAEKARDLYAHISEGKLFVTDALTAEVVKTTENAYRDVEIAFANELALICEDLGISVFETQELVNTSPNRHMHEPGSGVGGHCLPKDSWLLLYGAGMDPEGSIISIARDINDMMPHHLFDLTKEAFRESGQDLQGSHVSVMGFAFIEDSDDARNTPALPVIEKLKESGARVTIHDPYVDSFEGIELTRDLDEALRDADAVVFVTRHEAYRNLTPDELKSKMKGRIVVDGRNIFHTSQLQAIGMIYKAIGK
- a CDS encoding Gfo/Idh/MocA family oxidoreductase; this translates as MLRVGVIGVGSMGQNHARVFSEIADLVGVVDKDRETRRIAAERFNTESFENYEDLLKKGVDAVSIATPTALHYQVSKDAMEAGVHVLVEKPMCSTIEEAGKLVELAESTGLTLAVGHIERHNPVVDFAKKGIRDGRYGDVITISARRVSSLPTRIRDVGVILDLGIHDIDVMRYLLGSEVASVFASGGRIKHESFEDHANIMLSFENGTSGLVEVNWLTPMKVRRLSLTGLKNFVEIDYITQSIWISSSSLGRLDSFNLYRIPLEFDTRKITLEMREPLKNELTDFMDAIEKKRDPLISGRDGLGTLKAVMAAIESQKSGKRIDL